One region of Mangifera indica cultivar Alphonso chromosome 3, CATAS_Mindica_2.1, whole genome shotgun sequence genomic DNA includes:
- the LOC123212568 gene encoding probable E3 ubiquitin-protein ligase RNF217, with protein sequence MAQELECAPELAVDDFYLSALFEEEYCDQQAILPVSDSKYAEELQFQEAFMASMVSFQMTYRSDITIPSSPLMVIQVTEDQHKPQLLDHPEPEESMKMSMVKLESGESSQSFCEICAERKEIYEFYKTESCVHSYCLDCIRKYVATKLQDKVITVTCPGLNCKSILEIDFFRPLLPKDVVEIWEEAICEEMIDVSQRFHCPFKDCSAMLVIEIDGEVITCAECPFCHRLFCAQCDVPWHCGMECGEYQSLNADERGREDLMVRELAKEKEWARCPKCKYYVERTEGCRHMTCRCKFEFCYGCNTEWNMSHNFCLGR encoded by the exons ATGGCACAAGAATTGGAGTGTGCCCCTGAGCTTGCTGTTGATGATTTTTACTTGTCAGCTCTTTTTGAAGAAGAATACTGTGATCAACAAGCCATTCTCCCGGTTTCTGACTCCAAATATGCTGAAGAGTTGCAGTTTCAGGAGGCTTTTATGGCTTCCATGGTCAGTTTTCAGATGACCTACAGGAGTGACATCACTATTCCTTCATCCCCTTTAATGGTTATCCAAGTAACTGAAGATCAACACAAGCCTCAGCTTTTGGACCACCCTGAGCCTGAGGAGTCAATGAAGATGTCAATGGTGAAACTGGAATCTGGTGAGTCCTCTCAAAGTTTCTGTGAGATTTGtgctgaaagaaaagaaatttatgaattttataaaactgAGAGTTGTGTTCACTCTTATTGCCTTGATTGTATACGCAAATATGTGGCTACAAAGCTTCAGGATAAGGTAATCACAGTGACTTGTCCTGGTTTGAACTGCAAATCCATCctggaaattgatttttttaggcCTTTGCTTCCAAAGGATGTGGTTGAAATTTGGGAGGAGGCCATTTGCGAAGAGATGATTGATGTTTCACAGAGGTTTCACTGTCCATTCAAGGATTGTTCAGCCATGTTGGTGATTGAAATTGATGGAGAAGTTATAACTTGTGCTGAATGCCCTTTTTGTCACAGATTGTTCTGTGCACAGTGTGATGTTCCATGGCATTGTGGGATGGAGTGTGGGGAGTATCAGAGTCTCAACGCAGATGAAAGAGGGAGGGAAGATCTCATGGTGAGAGAGCTGGCTAAGGAGAAGGAATGGGCCAGATGCCCCAAGTGCAAATACTATGTTGAAAGGACTGAAGGTTGCCGACATATGACTTGCAG GTGCAAGTTTGAGTTTTGCTATGGATGTAACACAGAGTGGAATATGAGTCATAATTTTTGCTTGGGACGGTAG